A region of the Thermodesulfobacteriota bacterium genome:
AAAAAACCCTTCTTCCACTTCCAGCCGGGCTCCACCTCCTACTCGATCGCCACCGCGGGGTGCAACTTCCGGTGCCTCCACTGCCAGAACTACGAAATATCCCAGATGCCCCGGGAGGGGGGAAAAGTAGTTACGGGCATGGCGGCCACCCCCGAAGAGGTCGTAAGCGACGCGGAGAGCGGGGGAAGCGCCGGCATATCCTACACCTACACCGAGCCGACGATATTCTTCGAGTTCGCCCGTGACTGCGCCCGGCTGGCGAAAGAAAGAGGACTTAAGAATAACTTCGTCACCAACGGCTTCATGACGAGCGAGTGCCTGGGTGAAATGCGGGGGCTCCTGGACGCCGCCAACGTGGACGTAAAATCCTTTAGCGACGATTTCTACAAGAAGGTATGTGGGGCCCGGCTCGCCCCGGTGCTCGAAACCGTCGAGCGCATGAAGGCCGTGGGCATATGGGTCGAGGTAACGACCCTTATAATCCCGACCTTGAACGACACCGACGACGAGCTCCGGAAAGTCGCAAAATGGCTTTACCAAACCGACCCGTCCATCCCCTGGCACATAAGTGCTTTCTACCCGACCTACAAGCTGACCGACCTGCCGCGCACCCCGGTCTCCACCATAAACCGCGCCCGGGAGATAGGGCTCGCCGAGGGACTCAAGTACGTATACAGCGGCAAC
Encoded here:
- the amrS gene encoding AmmeMemoRadiSam system radical SAM enzyme, which encodes MREAELWKGIGNKKVECRLCCHRCKINDGKRGICGVRENRGGKLWSLNYGLLIARNIDPIEKKPFFHFQPGSTSYSIATAGCNFRCLHCQNYEISQMPREGGKVVTGMAATPEEVVSDAESGGSAGISYTYTEPTIFFEFARDCARLAKERGLKNNFVTNGFMTSECLGEMRGLLDAANVDVKSFSDDFYKKVCGARLAPVLETVERMKAVGIWVEVTTLIIPTLNDTDDELRKVAKWLYQTDPSIPWHISAFYPTYKLTDLPRTPVSTINRAREIGLAEGLKYVYSGNVPGDPGESTYCYFCKELLIERVGFTVRKNLIKDSKCPHCSVEIDGVEM